A genomic region of Halopelagius longus contains the following coding sequences:
- a CDS encoding 30S ribosomal protein S19e: protein MVTIYDVPADALIEDVAERLEERIEEPEWMAFVKTGQTRELPPQQDDFWYVRAASLLRKVATDGPVGIDRLSTEYGGRKSGSTRYRVSGKHSDTGSKKVIRTILQQLEEEDLVNTAKGRGRVITDEGRSFLDNAAADVFESLDRPELERYA, encoded by the coding sequence ATGGTAACCATCTATGACGTTCCGGCGGACGCCCTCATCGAGGACGTCGCCGAACGACTCGAAGAGCGCATCGAGGAACCCGAGTGGATGGCCTTCGTCAAGACGGGGCAGACGCGGGAACTCCCGCCGCAACAGGACGACTTCTGGTACGTCCGCGCCGCGTCGCTCCTCCGCAAGGTCGCCACCGACGGTCCGGTCGGCATCGACCGACTCTCGACGGAGTACGGCGGCCGCAAGAGCGGTTCCACCCGCTACCGCGTCTCCGGCAAGCACTCCGACACGGGCAGCAAGAAGGTCATCCGAACCATCCTCCAGCAGTTAGAGGAGGAGGACCTGGTGAACACCGCCAAGGGTCGCGGCCGCGTCATCACCGACGAGGGCCGTAGCTTCCTCGACAACGCCGCCGCCGACGTCTTCGAGTCGCTCGACCGCCCGGAACTCGAACGCTACGCCTGA
- a CDS encoding DNA-binding protein, translating to MSGNPDEDERLQKLREQKMQELQDKAGQQGGGRDEAAQEAARERAEAQQDALLKQHLTDGARQRLNAVEMSKPEFAEKVKKQVTALAQSGRLQDRIDEDQMKSLLKELQPESKSFNIRRR from the coding sequence ATGAGCGGAAACCCCGACGAGGACGAACGGCTGCAGAAGCTGCGAGAGCAGAAGATGCAGGAACTGCAGGACAAGGCCGGACAGCAGGGCGGCGGCCGAGACGAAGCCGCACAGGAGGCGGCGCGCGAACGCGCCGAGGCGCAGCAGGACGCGCTCCTCAAACAGCACCTCACCGACGGCGCTCGGCAGCGACTCAACGCCGTCGAGATGTCCAAGCCGGAGTTCGCCGAGAAGGTCAAAAAGCAGGTGACCGCCTTGGCACAGAGCGGTCGCCTGCAGGACCGCATCGACGAGGACCAGATGAAGAGCCTACTCAAGGAGCTTCAGCCGGAGTCGAAGAGCTTCAACATCCGTCGGCGCTGA
- the hisS gene encoding histidine--tRNA ligase: MYDRLKGFRDFYPEEMSARRQVFDTVEDAAARYGFREIGTPTLERTQMYVDKSGEEIVEELYAFEDKGGREVSLTPELTPTVARMVVAKQQELSKPIKWYSTRPFWRFEQVQQGRFREFYQTNVDVFGSEAPEADAEVLAFAADALTSLGLEADDFEFRVSHRDILGGLLDAFEGEVDTRDAIRAVDKRAKVEEEEYLGLLSDAGLSYDDAQKFDDLIATGDLDAIAEFGGDDVESAVENLRAVLSAAEDFGAGEYCEVSLTTARGLDYYTGVVFECFDSTGDVSRAAFGGGRYDDLIESFGGQPTPAVGVALGDATLQLLCQRAGVWPDEELSTDYYVLQIGDTREVAADIVRELRAAGNVVETDVSGRSFGAQMGYADSINAETVVIVGEQDLENGEVTIKEMSSGDQTTVPVEEFPGDDDAPTYEDYE, translated from the coding sequence ATGTACGACCGACTCAAGGGCTTTCGGGATTTCTACCCCGAGGAGATGTCCGCCCGGCGGCAGGTGTTCGACACGGTGGAAGACGCCGCCGCGCGCTACGGGTTCCGCGAAATCGGGACGCCGACGCTCGAACGGACGCAGATGTACGTCGACAAGAGCGGCGAGGAGATAGTCGAAGAGTTGTACGCCTTCGAGGACAAGGGCGGCCGCGAGGTGTCTCTGACGCCGGAGTTGACGCCCACCGTCGCCCGGATGGTCGTCGCCAAACAGCAGGAACTGTCGAAGCCCATCAAGTGGTACTCGACGCGGCCGTTCTGGCGCTTCGAGCAGGTCCAGCAGGGTCGCTTCCGCGAGTTCTACCAGACGAACGTGGACGTCTTCGGCTCCGAAGCGCCGGAGGCGGACGCCGAAGTGCTCGCGTTCGCCGCAGACGCGCTGACCTCCCTCGGTCTGGAGGCCGACGACTTCGAGTTCCGCGTCTCCCACCGCGACATCCTCGGCGGCCTCCTCGACGCCTTCGAGGGCGAGGTGGACACCCGCGACGCCATCCGCGCCGTGGACAAGCGCGCGAAAGTCGAGGAGGAGGAGTACCTCGGTCTGCTCTCGGACGCCGGCCTCTCGTACGACGACGCCCAGAAGTTCGACGACCTCATCGCGACCGGCGACTTGGACGCCATCGCGGAGTTCGGCGGCGACGACGTGGAGTCGGCGGTGGAGAACCTGCGGGCGGTCCTCTCCGCGGCGGAAGACTTCGGCGCGGGCGAGTACTGCGAGGTGTCCCTGACGACGGCCCGCGGCCTCGATTACTACACGGGCGTCGTCTTCGAGTGCTTCGACTCCACCGGCGACGTGTCGCGGGCGGCGTTCGGCGGCGGCCGGTACGACGACCTGATAGAGTCCTTCGGCGGTCAACCGACGCCCGCCGTCGGCGTCGCACTCGGCGACGCGACCCTGCAACTGCTCTGTCAACGCGCGGGTGTCTGGCCCGACGAGGAACTCTCGACGGACTACTACGTCCTCCAGATCGGCGACACCCGCGAAGTCGCCGCCGACATCGTCCGCGAACTCCGCGCGGCGGGGAACGTCGTCGAGACGGACGTCTCCGGCCGGAGTTTCGGCGCGCAGATGGGGTACGCCGACTCCATCAACGCCGAAACCGTCGTCATCGTCGGCGAACAGGACTTAGAGAACGGCGAGGTGACGATAAAGGAGATGTCGTCGGGCGACCAGACCACCGTCCCCGTCGAGGAGTTCCCCGGCGACGACGACGCGCCGACGTACGAGGACTACGAGTAA
- a CDS encoding sulfatase, with the protein MTGPNVVLAVLDTVRGRDTVPASSSPMPTLAHLAASGTEFANAFSAAPWTLPSHASMFTGTYPSRHGAHGGHTYLGDSLRTLAAAFRDAGYETVGVSNNTWVTAEFGFDRGFETLRKGWQYIQSETDLGTVTRAEHPMAKLRAAGDRLFEGNPLVNAANLVYDELAPGDGAKRTTAWLESWLRRREESPFFLFLNFIEPHAEYRPPREYAEPYLPSGTTYEEAMSLRQDPRAYDVGEYSLTDREFDALEALYRGSLAYLDAQLARIRETLAAAGEWEDTVFVAVGDHGENVGDHGFFGHQYNLRDTLLHVPLVFRGGPFDGGGRRDELVQTLDLAPTLLDAAGVEDPELRRQSQGRSLHPDAEASPRRAVFAEYLAPQPSPESLRERFGEIPDRIRAFDRSLRAIRTREEKYVRGSDGSERYRRVGGAGDASAARNRAAENRERTRLLSDRLDQWLDSFEHAEAGGEVSMTDSTRERLSDLGYL; encoded by the coding sequence ATGACCGGGCCGAACGTCGTCCTCGCCGTCCTCGACACGGTTCGGGGGCGGGATACGGTACCCGCGTCGTCCTCGCCGATGCCGACGCTCGCTCACCTCGCGGCGTCGGGAACCGAGTTCGCGAACGCGTTCTCCGCCGCGCCGTGGACGCTCCCCTCGCACGCGTCGATGTTCACCGGGACCTACCCCTCCCGGCACGGGGCGCACGGCGGACACACCTACCTCGGCGATTCGCTCCGAACGCTCGCGGCGGCGTTCCGCGACGCGGGGTACGAGACGGTCGGCGTCTCGAACAACACGTGGGTGACCGCGGAGTTCGGGTTCGACCGCGGTTTCGAGACGCTTCGGAAGGGCTGGCAGTACATCCAGTCGGAGACGGACCTCGGCACCGTCACGCGGGCGGAGCATCCGATGGCGAAACTGCGCGCCGCCGGAGACAGACTGTTCGAGGGGAACCCGCTGGTCAACGCGGCGAACCTCGTCTACGACGAACTCGCACCCGGCGACGGCGCGAAGCGAACGACGGCGTGGCTCGAATCGTGGCTTCGACGGCGCGAGGAGTCGCCGTTCTTCCTGTTTCTCAACTTCATCGAACCGCACGCGGAGTACCGGCCGCCGCGGGAGTACGCCGAACCGTACCTCCCGTCCGGGACGACGTACGAGGAGGCGATGTCGCTCCGGCAGGACCCGAGAGCGTACGACGTGGGCGAGTACTCCCTGACCGACCGCGAGTTCGACGCCCTCGAAGCGCTCTATCGGGGGTCTCTGGCCTACCTCGACGCCCAACTCGCCCGCATCCGCGAGACGCTCGCCGCCGCGGGCGAGTGGGAGGACACGGTGTTCGTCGCCGTCGGCGACCACGGCGAGAACGTCGGCGACCACGGCTTCTTCGGCCACCAGTACAACCTCCGCGACACCCTGTTGCACGTCCCCTTGGTGTTCCGCGGCGGCCCGTTCGACGGCGGCGGCCGCCGGGACGAACTCGTCCAGACGCTCGATTTGGCCCCCACGCTCCTCGACGCGGCGGGCGTCGAGGACCCGGAACTCCGGCGGCAGTCGCAGGGCCGGTCGCTCCACCCCGACGCCGAGGCGTCGCCGCGGCGCGCCGTCTTCGCCGAGTACCTCGCCCCGCAACCGTCGCCGGAGTCCTTACGCGAGCGGTTCGGCGAGATTCCGGACCGGATTCGGGCGTTCGACCGGTCTCTCCGGGCGATTCGGACCCGGGAGGAGAAGTACGTCCGCGGGTCCGACGGCTCCGAGCGATACCGCCGCGTCGGCGGCGCGGGCGACGCCTCGGCGGCGCGGAACCGCGCGGCGGAGAACCGAGAGCGGACGAGACTCCTCTCGGACCGCCTCGACCAGTGGTTGGACTCCTTCGAACACGCCGAGGCGGGCGGCGAGGTGTCGATGACCGACTCGACGCGCGAACGACTCTCCGACCTCGGCTACCTCTGA
- a CDS encoding HalOD1 output domain-containing protein, producing the protein MDNLSDSDGTRRRLDTDAEDAGVEVVKAVADLEGVHPTELTTAYDCVDGVLDHLFSNPPSPEARMRVQFHYEGYRIAVEQNGNATFAKAE; encoded by the coding sequence ATGGATAATTTGTCTGACAGCGACGGGACACGGCGACGACTCGACACGGACGCGGAGGATGCGGGCGTGGAAGTCGTCAAAGCCGTCGCCGACTTGGAGGGTGTCCACCCGACCGAGTTGACGACCGCGTACGACTGCGTGGACGGCGTCCTCGACCATCTCTTCTCGAACCCCCCGTCGCCGGAGGCCCGGATGCGGGTTCAGTTTCACTACGAGGGGTACCGCATCGCCGTCGAACAGAACGGAAACGCGACGTTCGCGAAGGCGGAGTAG
- a CDS encoding outer membrane protein assembly factor BamB family protein, which yields MPSRRTFIRAVGGAAALGGAGFVLSGRRLPGTCPSRKDPTWEHDGEDWTTPAFGPNALFLGERFGITGFDGPTRLAALQPWDGEAAWARTTTGSGWGRPAVAGETVYAGTGNETVHAFDRVTGDTRWVWDGSEEDTIGGGAWARPAVADGTVFVPVSTAATANPDPSDDADYDHRVVALGATDGEVRWTAPIDRPTFSDPAAVAGTLVVATESGTVYGLDPGDGSERWVVSRATGVRQPVVESGDRAVVADDGSVVALDAETGEAAWTASTPGTPTALDATDGRLFLGDGDGNAASYRLDDGEERWRFGAEAPVGGIAGLRPAADRTESDRTARADEASVEAYVADQIGYVYGVTDAGTCVRRFRASESRYDNRCGWLPDHVTMNGAAIRSDGLYVSTRWGAARFEIDGD from the coding sequence ATGCCCTCCAGACGCACGTTCATCCGCGCAGTCGGCGGTGCCGCCGCACTCGGCGGCGCGGGCTTCGTCCTCTCGGGCCGCCGCCTCCCCGGGACCTGTCCGTCGCGAAAAGACCCCACGTGGGAACACGACGGCGAGGACTGGACGACGCCCGCCTTCGGACCGAACGCCCTCTTCCTCGGCGAACGGTTCGGGATAACGGGGTTCGACGGACCCACCCGCCTCGCGGCCCTGCAACCGTGGGACGGCGAGGCGGCGTGGGCGCGGACGACGACCGGTTCGGGGTGGGGTCGGCCGGCCGTCGCCGGAGAGACGGTCTACGCCGGAACCGGGAACGAGACGGTCCACGCGTTCGACCGGGTGACCGGCGACACGCGGTGGGTGTGGGACGGGAGCGAGGAGGACACCATCGGCGGCGGCGCGTGGGCGCGCCCCGCAGTCGCCGACGGCACCGTCTTCGTCCCCGTCTCGACGGCCGCCACCGCGAATCCGGACCCCTCCGACGACGCGGACTACGACCACCGCGTCGTAGCTCTCGGGGCGACCGACGGCGAGGTTCGTTGGACCGCGCCGATAGACCGACCGACCTTCTCGGACCCCGCGGCGGTCGCGGGAACCCTCGTCGTCGCCACGGAGTCGGGGACGGTGTACGGTCTGGACCCCGGGGACGGGTCCGAACGCTGGGTCGTCTCCCGCGCCACCGGCGTCCGGCAACCGGTCGTCGAGTCCGGGGACCGCGCCGTCGTCGCGGACGACGGATCGGTCGTCGCTCTCGACGCGGAGACCGGCGAGGCGGCGTGGACGGCATCGACGCCGGGGACGCCGACGGCGCTCGACGCGACGGACGGCCGCCTCTTCCTCGGCGACGGCGACGGGAACGCGGCGTCGTACCGCCTCGACGACGGCGAGGAACGGTGGCGGTTCGGCGCGGAGGCGCCCGTCGGCGGCATCGCCGGTCTGCGCCCCGCGGCCGATCGAACCGAGTCCGACCGAACCGCCCGCGCCGACGAGGCGTCCGTCGAAGCGTACGTCGCGGACCAAATCGGATACGTGTACGGCGTGACCGACGCGGGGACCTGCGTACGGAGATTTCGGGCCTCCGAGAGTCGGTACGACAACCGGTGCGGGTGGCTACCCGACCACGTCACGATGAACGGCGCGGCGATACGGAGCGACGGGTTGTACGTCTCGACGCGGTGGGGGGCCGCGCGGTTCGAAATCGACGGCGACTGA
- a CDS encoding sulfatase-like hydrolase/transferase translates to MTDTRPNVLFLFTDQERADLVAPDGLPVETPNIDRLRESGTWFDRAYTPTSICTSARASVLTGLYPHAHGMLNNSHEADAIRKDLPEDLPTFGELLADAGYENGYVGKWHVGQSRGPESFGFEYFGGSDDHHDNLDDRYRRYRESFDVDDEEITDRVYAEFGGEEMLVSGTTSLPPEATRTYFLADLTVDAIERRAEGDDAPFFHRTDFLGPHHPYVIPEPYASMYDPDDIDPWPTYAETFDGKPRVHDQYRRYRGVEEFDWETWAELVAKYFGFVTFIDDQVGRILDALSEAGLDEETIVVHAADHGDFTGSHRQFNKGPLMYEQTYRVPLIVRDPTEETVPESDAFVGLHDLMPTFLEWADADVPDGIHARSLGPLLSGDRPAARPDSAYAQYHGDEFGLYSQRMVRTDRYKFVYNGPDTNELYDLREDPNELRNLVEHPHYADVRREMQDRLVERMEEVDDPLAGWVPKTFA, encoded by the coding sequence ATGACGGACACGAGGCCAAACGTCCTGTTTCTCTTCACCGACCAAGAGCGGGCGGACCTCGTCGCCCCCGACGGACTGCCGGTCGAGACGCCCAACATCGACCGACTCCGCGAGTCGGGGACGTGGTTCGACCGCGCGTACACGCCGACGAGCATCTGTACGAGCGCCCGCGCGTCCGTTCTGACGGGGTTGTACCCCCACGCCCACGGCATGCTGAACAACAGCCACGAGGCCGACGCGATTCGGAAGGACCTCCCCGAGGACCTGCCGACGTTCGGCGAGTTGCTCGCCGACGCGGGCTACGAGAACGGCTACGTCGGCAAGTGGCACGTCGGACAGTCCCGCGGCCCCGAGTCGTTCGGCTTCGAGTACTTCGGCGGGAGCGACGACCACCACGACAACTTAGACGACCGCTACCGCCGCTACCGCGAATCGTTCGACGTAGACGACGAGGAGATAACGGACCGGGTGTACGCCGAGTTCGGCGGCGAGGAGATGCTCGTAAGCGGCACCACGTCGCTCCCGCCGGAGGCGACGCGGACGTACTTCCTCGCGGACCTCACCGTGGACGCGATAGAGCGACGGGCGGAGGGCGACGACGCCCCCTTCTTCCACCGGACGGACTTCCTCGGCCCCCACCACCCGTACGTGATTCCGGAACCGTACGCGTCGATGTACGACCCCGACGACATCGACCCGTGGCCGACGTACGCCGAGACGTTCGACGGGAAACCGCGGGTGCACGACCAGTACCGCCGGTACCGCGGCGTCGAGGAGTTCGACTGGGAGACGTGGGCCGAACTCGTCGCGAAGTACTTCGGCTTCGTGACGTTCATCGACGACCAAGTCGGGCGGATACTCGACGCCCTCTCGGAGGCAGGGTTGGACGAGGAGACGATAGTCGTCCACGCCGCCGACCACGGCGACTTCACCGGGTCGCACCGCCAGTTCAACAAAGGGCCACTGATGTACGAGCAGACGTACCGAGTCCCGCTCATCGTCCGCGACCCGACCGAGGAGACGGTGCCGGAGTCCGACGCGTTCGTCGGCCTCCACGACCTGATGCCGACGTTCCTCGAGTGGGCCGACGCCGACGTCCCCGACGGAATCCACGCGCGGAGTCTCGGTCCCCTCCTCTCGGGTGACCGCCCCGCGGCGCGGCCCGACTCGGCGTACGCGCAGTACCACGGCGACGAGTTCGGCCTCTACTCCCAGCGGATGGTCCGCACCGACCGCTACAAGTTCGTCTACAACGGCCCGGACACGAACGAACTGTACGACCTGCGGGAGGACCCGAACGAACTGCGAAACCTCGTCGAGCACCCCCACTACGCGGACGTGCGCCGGGAGATGCAGGACCGACTGGTCGAGCGGATGGAGGAGGTGGACGACCCACTCGCGGGGTGGGTTCCGAAGACGTTCGCGTGA
- the thiL gene encoding thiamine-phosphate kinase: MDERTALRTLAAELPGAGDDAAVVGAQVVTTDMLHDSTDFPAGTTRYTAGWRAVGASLSDVAAMGADATAAVAAYGAPTLDEDELRAFVGGARDVCESVGAEYVGGDLDTHDEFTVATTAIGDSEDPVLRSGASPGEVVCVTGALGRSAAGLRAFEAGDVERGNDLFRFPPRVASGVALAPYATAMMDSSDGLARSLHQLAEASDCGFAVSWDSLPVHDAVADYAAGDGDEREMAAYFGEDFELVFTVPESDLAAVRAAVPVSVTVVGDVTDDAVVADGDPVPDEGYTHASDE, translated from the coding sequence ATGGACGAACGAACGGCGCTCCGGACGCTCGCGGCGGAACTGCCCGGCGCGGGCGACGACGCCGCCGTCGTCGGCGCGCAGGTGGTGACGACGGACATGCTCCACGACTCCACCGACTTCCCGGCGGGGACGACGCGGTACACCGCCGGGTGGCGCGCCGTCGGCGCGTCGCTCTCGGACGTGGCGGCCATGGGCGCGGACGCCACGGCGGCGGTTGCGGCCTACGGCGCGCCCACACTCGACGAGGACGAACTCCGCGCGTTCGTCGGCGGCGCGCGCGACGTCTGCGAGTCCGTCGGCGCGGAGTACGTCGGCGGCGACTTGGACACCCACGACGAGTTCACCGTCGCGACGACGGCCATCGGCGACTCCGAGGACCCGGTTCTCCGTTCGGGGGCGTCGCCGGGTGAAGTCGTCTGCGTCACCGGCGCTCTCGGGCGAAGCGCCGCCGGACTCCGCGCCTTCGAGGCGGGGGACGTCGAACGCGGAAACGACCTCTTTCGGTTCCCGCCGCGGGTCGCCTCGGGCGTCGCACTCGCGCCGTACGCGACGGCGATGATGGATTCGAGCGACGGACTCGCGCGTTCGCTCCACCAACTCGCGGAGGCGTCCGACTGCGGGTTCGCCGTCTCGTGGGACAGTCTCCCCGTTCACGACGCCGTCGCCGACTACGCCGCGGGCGACGGCGACGAGAGGGAGATGGCGGCGTACTTCGGCGAGGACTTCGAACTCGTGTTCACCGTCCCCGAGTCGGACCTCGCCGCGGTTCGGGCGGCGGTTCCCGTCTCGGTCACCGTCGTCGGCGACGTGACGGACGACGCTGTCGTCGCGGACGGCGACCCCGTCCCCGACGAGGGCTACACGCACGCGTCGGACGAGTGA
- a CDS encoding DUF7411 family protein — MDLALLYSGGKDSTLAALLLDSFYDVTLVTGRFGVTDDWKHARDAADRLGYDFDTVELDREVAEDAADLMVEDGYPRNGIQRVHEHALERVAELDVTAVADGTRRDDRVPTVSRAQAQSLEDRHDVDYLSPLVGFGRHAVDRLVDETLDVESGPSERIPKADYEGELRALLTDRHGSQSVSAVFPDHEQTYVRGLK; from the coding sequence GTGGATTTAGCGCTCCTCTACAGCGGCGGGAAGGACTCGACGCTCGCCGCTCTACTGCTCGATTCTTTCTACGACGTGACGCTCGTCACCGGTCGGTTCGGGGTCACCGACGACTGGAAGCACGCCCGCGACGCCGCCGACAGGCTCGGGTACGACTTCGACACCGTGGAGTTGGACCGCGAGGTGGCCGAGGACGCCGCCGACCTGATGGTCGAAGACGGCTACCCGCGAAACGGCATCCAGCGCGTCCACGAACACGCCCTCGAACGGGTGGCCGAGTTGGACGTGACCGCCGTCGCCGACGGGACGCGCCGGGACGATAGGGTGCCGACCGTCTCCCGCGCGCAGGCCCAGAGCCTCGAAGACAGACACGACGTCGATTACCTCTCTCCGCTCGTCGGCTTCGGCCGCCACGCCGTCGATAGACTCGTCGACGAGACGCTCGACGTGGAGTCGGGGCCCTCGGAGCGCATCCCCAAAGCCGACTACGAGGGCGAGCTCCGCGCGCTACTCACGGACCGACACGGGTCACAGAGCGTCTCGGCGGTGTTTCCGGACCACGAACAGACGTACGTCCGCGGGCTGAAGTGA
- a CDS encoding EamA family transporter, which translates to MVALEPGIVYSLVAAVVWGTYIFLLKQYFGGYPGAVVTVVVNAFAILWYLPVTATQTNARALPSLGELGLYGVAVVVGTGALVGIAFVLFVDALAEGDVSYVAPINKLAPVFVLPIEVVLLNQFLGPLQITGVLVATLAVYVANYRGGALSDPLRRAVHSRPAQLALASAACYAASDVGKRFALQELAIPTAAWVPVLFAAAGLAVLPVALRRWTSVRGALPKFAAAGAVVALGEHVTSTAFALVPASVASPIVNTQAIVAVILGGVLLHERHFGIRLVAAVLAVAGVSLIAVGGDFRSIGDVVAALPF; encoded by the coding sequence ATGGTCGCTCTCGAACCCGGTATCGTCTACTCTCTCGTCGCCGCCGTCGTTTGGGGGACGTACATCTTCCTTCTGAAGCAGTACTTCGGCGGCTACCCGGGGGCCGTCGTCACCGTCGTCGTCAACGCCTTCGCCATCCTCTGGTACCTGCCCGTCACCGCGACGCAGACGAACGCGCGGGCGTTGCCGAGTCTCGGCGAGTTGGGCCTCTACGGCGTCGCCGTCGTCGTCGGAACCGGCGCACTCGTCGGCATCGCCTTCGTCCTCTTCGTGGACGCACTCGCGGAGGGCGACGTCTCCTACGTCGCGCCCATCAACAAACTCGCGCCCGTCTTCGTCCTCCCCATCGAAGTCGTCCTCCTGAACCAGTTCCTCGGCCCCCTCCAAATCACGGGCGTCCTCGTGGCGACGCTGGCCGTCTACGTCGCCAACTACCGCGGCGGCGCGCTCTCTGACCCCCTCCGGCGGGCCGTCCACTCCCGCCCCGCGCAACTCGCCCTCGCGAGCGCCGCCTGTTACGCCGCGAGCGACGTGGGAAAACGCTTCGCGCTGCAGGAACTGGCCATCCCGACGGCCGCCTGGGTTCCCGTCCTCTTCGCCGCGGCGGGACTGGCCGTCCTCCCCGTCGCCCTCCGCCGGTGGACGAGCGTTCGCGGCGCGCTTCCGAAGTTCGCCGCCGCGGGCGCAGTCGTCGCCCTCGGCGAACACGTCACCTCCACGGCGTTCGCACTCGTCCCCGCGAGCGTCGCCTCGCCCATCGTCAACACCCAAGCCATCGTCGCCGTGATTCTCGGCGGCGTCCTCCTGCACGAGCGTCACTTCGGCATCCGACTCGTCGCGGCGGTACTCGCGGTTGCGGGCGTCTCGCTCATCGCCGTCGGCGGCGACTTCCGCTCTATCGGCGACGTGGTGGCCGCGCTTCCCTTCTGA
- a CDS encoding lysylphosphatidylglycerol synthase transmembrane domain-containing protein — translation MARENLRATVLGFLGAFAVFAVLFYFAGIDDLVGTLQRADPAYVALVVATTLGWLAAWSVALRTVLGVLGVDMSFAKSFFVFTGAMFSNNITPFGQAGGEPVTAYLITRTAEAEYETSLAAIASVDTLNFVPSITIALMGAIYYATEVTLGTNRDLALAIVAVVALAVTVPTIGYLAWQRRYGLEARIVSSLTPRIQWVTERIPRITTPTREGIEKRINGFFRAIERVATNPRGLALALGMSAVGWSFQMLGLWLSFRAIGVSIPLSIALFVVPIGAIAGVTPLPGGAGGIESVLVLLLLAAPLAAVTNSVAVAAVVIFRGAVYWIPILIGGTVMGWVSARANGA, via the coding sequence ATGGCCCGCGAGAATCTCCGCGCCACCGTACTGGGATTTTTGGGCGCGTTCGCGGTGTTCGCGGTGCTGTTTTACTTCGCCGGGATCGACGACCTCGTCGGCACCCTCCAACGGGCCGACCCCGCCTACGTCGCACTCGTCGTCGCCACCACGCTCGGTTGGTTGGCGGCGTGGAGCGTGGCGCTTCGGACGGTGTTGGGCGTCCTCGGCGTCGACATGTCGTTCGCGAAGTCGTTCTTCGTCTTCACGGGCGCGATGTTCTCGAACAACATCACCCCGTTCGGGCAGGCGGGCGGCGAACCGGTCACCGCCTACCTCATCACCCGCACCGCAGAGGCGGAGTACGAGACGAGTCTCGCGGCCATCGCGAGCGTCGACACGCTCAACTTCGTCCCCTCCATCACCATCGCCCTCATGGGGGCTATCTACTACGCGACGGAGGTCACCCTCGGGACGAACCGCGACCTCGCGTTGGCCATCGTCGCCGTCGTCGCCCTCGCGGTGACCGTCCCCACCATCGGCTACCTCGCGTGGCAGCGACGGTACGGACTGGAGGCGCGAATCGTCAGTAGTCTGACCCCGCGCATCCAGTGGGTCACGGAGCGCATCCCGCGCATCACCACCCCGACGAGGGAGGGGATCGAGAAGCGCATCAACGGCTTCTTCCGCGCCATCGAGCGCGTCGCGACGAACCCGCGCGGGTTGGCGCTCGCGCTCGGGATGTCCGCCGTCGGGTGGTCCTTCCAGATGCTCGGCCTCTGGCTCTCGTTTCGGGCCATCGGGGTCAGTATCCCGCTGTCTATCGCCCTGTTCGTCGTCCCCATCGGCGCGATAGCGGGCGTGACGCCGCTTCCGGGCGGAGCGGGCGGCATCGAGAGCGTCCTCGTCCTCCTCCTGCTTGCGGCCCCCCTCGCGGCCGTCACGAACTCCGTCGCCGTCGCCGCCGTCGTCATCTTCCGCGGCGCGGTGTACTGGATACCCATCCTCATCGGCGGCACCGTGATGGGGTGGGTGAGCGCCCGCGCGAATGGGGCGTAG